A genomic window from Halorubrum lacusprofundi ATCC 49239 includes:
- a CDS encoding universal stress protein encodes MFDTIVIATDGSDSVRRAVDVAVDVAARFDAEVHAVYVVDSGEVESTPDEVRDDLRDALDDHGEAALDQVTDAATARDADLDITIEAREGRPAAEISKYAREIDADVVAMGTRGRHGENRFLIGSVAERVVRTCPIPVLTVRQLTDEDPRRTTI; translated from the coding sequence ATGTTCGACACGATCGTGATCGCGACCGACGGTTCCGACAGCGTCCGCCGGGCCGTCGACGTCGCGGTCGACGTCGCCGCGCGGTTCGACGCGGAGGTCCACGCCGTCTACGTCGTCGACAGCGGCGAGGTCGAGTCCACGCCGGACGAGGTCCGCGACGACCTCCGCGATGCGCTCGACGATCACGGTGAGGCCGCGCTCGACCAGGTGACCGACGCCGCGACCGCGCGCGACGCCGACCTCGACATCACGATCGAGGCACGCGAGGGACGGCCGGCGGCCGAGATCTCCAAGTACGCGCGCGAGATCGACGCCGACGTGGTCGCGATGGGGACGCGCGGGCGACACGGGGAGAATCGGTTCCTCATCGGCTCGGTCGCCGAGCGCGTCGTCCGGACGTGTCCGATTCCCGTGCTCACCGTCCGACAGCTCACCGACGAGGACCCGCGGCGGACGACAATCTGA
- a CDS encoding pyridoxamine 5'-phosphate oxidase family protein: MEITGPWDRERVDEFLDEARVPVRLGCRTPRDAPWIVSLWFAWDGAINCATSASADLADFLAHDDHVSFEVSTNEPPYKGVRGRGHATVTPDADKELLRSLLERYLDGVDNPTGDRLLRPEREEIRVRIEPERLHSWDYSGRMGPAER, translated from the coding sequence ATGGAGATCACCGGCCCGTGGGACCGCGAGCGCGTCGACGAGTTCCTCGACGAGGCGCGGGTCCCGGTCCGTCTCGGCTGTCGCACCCCGCGCGACGCGCCGTGGATCGTCTCGCTGTGGTTCGCGTGGGACGGCGCGATCAACTGCGCGACGAGCGCGAGCGCCGACCTCGCCGACTTCCTCGCGCACGACGATCACGTTTCCTTCGAGGTGTCGACGAACGAACCCCCTTATAAAGGCGTCAGGGGACGAGGGCACGCGACGGTAACACCGGACGCGGACAAAGAGCTGTTGCGCTCGCTGTTGGAGCGGTACCTCGACGGCGTCGATAACCCGACCGGCGACCGGCTCCTTCGGCCGGAACGCGAGGAGATACGGGTGCGGATCGAGCCGGAGCGGCTGCACTCGTGGGACTACAGCGGGCGGATGGGGCCGGCCGAGCGCTGA
- a CDS encoding Nif3-like dinuclear metal center hexameric protein, with the protein MERSEYVRRLDDRLDTAAYADVDASANGLQVGSDRGEIERVAFAVDAADATIEAAADADADVLVVHHGISWGGIDRVTDRTYDRVAALADHDLALYVSHLPLDGHPDLGNAAGVAAELGLDDREPFGDIGPVTIGTIGEADAPRSAASLRETLDGFEGQPDGEDEESPTQVIDFGPDEIQRIAVVTGSGTDWLDEAVDAGADALVTGEGKGQVYHDAREAGLTVFLAGHYATETFGVRSLQALTEEWGLETTYVSHPTGL; encoded by the coding sequence ATGGAGCGCTCCGAGTACGTGCGGCGGCTCGACGATCGGCTCGACACGGCCGCGTACGCCGACGTCGACGCCAGCGCGAACGGGTTACAGGTGGGGTCGGACCGAGGGGAGATCGAGCGCGTCGCGTTCGCGGTCGACGCCGCGGACGCGACGATCGAAGCCGCGGCCGACGCGGACGCTGATGTCCTCGTCGTCCACCACGGGATCTCGTGGGGCGGGATCGACCGCGTCACGGACCGGACGTACGACCGGGTCGCGGCGCTCGCAGACCACGACCTCGCCCTGTACGTCTCGCACCTCCCGCTCGATGGCCATCCCGACCTCGGCAACGCCGCCGGCGTCGCGGCGGAACTCGGTCTCGACGACCGGGAGCCGTTCGGCGATATCGGACCGGTCACGATCGGAACGATCGGCGAGGCGGACGCGCCGCGGTCGGCCGCGTCGCTCCGTGAGACGCTCGACGGGTTCGAGGGCCAGCCGGACGGCGAGGATGAGGAGTCGCCAACGCAGGTCATCGACTTCGGGCCCGACGAGATCCAGCGCATCGCGGTCGTCACTGGCTCCGGGACCGACTGGCTCGACGAGGCGGTCGACGCGGGCGCCGACGCGCTGGTCACGGGCGAGGGGAAAGGGCAAGTGTACCACGACGCGCGCGAGGCCGGACTCACCGTCTTCCTCGCGGGCCACTACGCGACCGAGACGTTCGGCGTTCGGTCGCTACAGGCGCTGACCGAGGAGTGGGGACTGGAGACGACGTACGTGAGCCACCCGACCGGGCTCTGA
- a CDS encoding sensor histidine kinase, with protein sequence MTGRYDTRDTREGRLTELLVTLGVTEPDHVSVEPEGGIARVAAALFVSVSGFALLIPNVTPLVSGGEPPIGIALSVLGTVLSVALVLVGGLLYRSTFTTRNAVRIAVWSLFGIVVLGGIMLGIIRYQAQLGTPMVAPTFTVAKVLSIGAVAHVIIGVYDARRVRAQQLANEQRRVSVLNRMIRHNLRNETTVLGGHASLIAERVDDPELRDSAEAVAKSAAVIGGLAKDANRLQAAFERRPDARGAVPVEPLIEDAAEAAREAGAETVAVDVEPCAALADDRLATAVEELATNAPEHGATAVELSARAVDGGVEIAVTDDGPGIHESESRVITGRDPETQLEHASGLGLWIVRATADAFDGWLSIETRRAGDEGASDDETGTTVTIGVPAP encoded by the coding sequence ATGACTGGACGGTACGACACGCGGGACACGAGGGAGGGCCGACTGACGGAACTGCTCGTGACGCTCGGGGTCACCGAGCCGGACCACGTCTCCGTGGAGCCGGAGGGCGGGATCGCCCGCGTGGCCGCCGCGCTGTTCGTCTCGGTTTCGGGATTCGCCCTGCTGATCCCGAACGTGACCCCGCTGGTCTCGGGAGGCGAACCCCCGATCGGGATCGCCCTCTCGGTGCTGGGGACCGTGCTTTCGGTCGCGCTGGTGCTCGTCGGCGGGCTCTTATACAGGAGCACGTTCACAACGCGCAACGCGGTCCGCATCGCCGTCTGGAGCCTCTTCGGGATCGTCGTGCTCGGCGGGATCATGCTCGGGATCATCCGGTATCAGGCGCAGCTCGGGACGCCGATGGTCGCGCCCACCTTCACGGTCGCGAAGGTGCTCTCGATCGGCGCAGTCGCACACGTGATCATCGGGGTCTACGACGCCCGACGGGTCCGCGCCCAGCAGCTCGCCAATGAGCAGCGCCGAGTCTCCGTGCTGAACCGGATGATCAGGCACAACCTCCGAAACGAGACGACGGTGCTCGGCGGGCACGCGTCGCTGATCGCCGAGCGCGTCGACGATCCGGAACTCCGCGACTCGGCTGAGGCGGTGGCGAAGAGTGCCGCAGTGATCGGCGGGCTCGCTAAGGATGCGAACCGGCTACAGGCTGCCTTCGAACGTCGCCCCGACGCGCGTGGGGCGGTCCCGGTCGAGCCGCTGATCGAGGACGCCGCCGAGGCCGCCCGCGAGGCCGGCGCCGAGACCGTCGCGGTCGATGTCGAGCCCTGCGCGGCGCTGGCCGACGACCGGCTCGCGACCGCGGTCGAGGAGCTCGCGACGAACGCGCCCGAACACGGCGCGACCGCGGTCGAGCTATCGGCTCGCGCGGTCGACGGCGGCGTCGAAATCGCCGTCACCGACGACGGTCCCGGGATCCACGAGTCCGAGAGCCGCGTGATCACCGGTCGCGACCCGGAGACGCAACTGGAGCACGCGAGCGGGCTCGGGCTTTGGATCGTCCGGGCGACCGCCGACGCGTTCGACGGGTGGCTGTCGATCGAGACGAGGCGCGCGGGCGACGAGGGCGCGAGCGACGACGAGACCGGCACGACGGTGACGATCGGGGTTCCGGCACCGTAG
- a CDS encoding DHH family phosphoesterase, with protein sequence MDDELIDEADIPRSRYTRLPGKGFFYPDSLDDERAETRAKEVIEGSEAIVIADGDADGLACAAMVREAYDAALDAADFEAAITARLGDGESEADDGDSEDDPTENAHTQSSVGLIAAGPYSIDTSLERVLAYADDDVDLFVCDLCPDDYKWIAEPLEALAESTASIRWFDHHQWDESTAAAVRDLGVDLVVGESDEECTADVALRSLDHDFDDRWAELAVVTRDHDLWIKEDSRSDDLADYSYWAGSEEYTTIVGAYGADLPETVREFVADRRVEKDARIDAAVDRAVTHDIGEWTVAVTYGRCSQNEVAEALREQGADGAVIVKPAGSASIRGSEDFQHAHEVAGKVNGGGHPQAAGCKPDIYDDMLDYAQHWTTEGQACKRVILAAFEAVAEEVAAADESDETETDE encoded by the coding sequence ATGGACGACGAACTCATCGACGAGGCGGATATCCCCCGTTCGCGGTACACGCGACTGCCGGGAAAGGGCTTTTTCTACCCGGACTCGCTGGACGACGAGCGCGCCGAGACGCGAGCGAAAGAGGTCATCGAGGGGAGCGAGGCGATCGTGATCGCCGACGGCGACGCCGACGGGCTCGCCTGCGCGGCGATGGTCCGAGAGGCGTACGACGCCGCGCTCGACGCCGCGGACTTCGAGGCGGCCATCACGGCGCGGCTCGGCGACGGTGAGAGCGAGGCCGACGACGGTGATAGCGAGGACGACCCCACCGAGAACGCCCACACGCAGTCGTCGGTCGGGCTGATCGCCGCCGGGCCGTACTCCATCGACACGTCGCTCGAACGCGTGCTCGCGTACGCCGACGACGACGTGGACCTGTTCGTCTGTGACCTCTGTCCCGACGACTACAAGTGGATCGCCGAGCCGCTGGAGGCGCTCGCCGAGTCGACCGCCTCGATCCGGTGGTTCGACCACCACCAGTGGGACGAGTCGACGGCCGCCGCCGTCCGCGACCTCGGCGTCGACCTCGTCGTCGGCGAGTCCGACGAGGAGTGTACCGCCGACGTGGCGCTCCGCTCGCTCGATCACGACTTCGACGACCGGTGGGCCGAGCTGGCGGTCGTGACGCGAGACCACGACCTCTGGATCAAGGAGGACTCGCGCTCCGACGACTTGGCCGACTACTCCTACTGGGCCGGCAGCGAGGAGTACACGACGATCGTGGGCGCGTACGGCGCCGATCTCCCCGAAACGGTCCGAGAGTTCGTCGCCGATCGGCGCGTCGAGAAGGACGCTCGGATCGACGCCGCCGTCGACCGCGCGGTCACCCACGACATCGGCGAGTGGACCGTCGCGGTGACGTACGGCCGCTGCTCGCAGAACGAGGTCGCCGAGGCCCTTCGCGAGCAGGGTGCCGACGGCGCCGTGATCGTCAAGCCCGCCGGCTCCGCGTCGATCCGCGGCTCCGAGGACTTCCAGCACGCCCACGAGGTCGCCGGGAAGGTGAACGGGGGCGGCCACCCGCAGGCGGCCGGCTGCAAGCCCGACATCTACGACGACATGCTCGACTACGCACAGCACTGGACGACCGAGGGGCAGGCCTGCAAGCGGGTCATCCTCGCGGCGTTCGAGGCGGTCGCGGAAGAGGTCGCGGCGGCGGACGAGTCGGACGAGACCGAAACCGACGAGTAG
- the tgtA gene encoding tRNA guanosine(15) transglycosylase TgtA yields the protein MRDHFEIRDHDAAGRIGRLEVPRAGVTVETPALLPVVNPNVLTIEPRRLAEEFGAEMLITNSYIIRSTDRIRDRVLDQGLHDFLGFDGAIMTDSGSFQLAEYGDIDVTTEEIIEFQRQIGSDVATPVDVPTPPDVDRERAERELETTKQALADAEAAETGDMLVNAPVQGSTFPDLREEAGRHASATDLDVFPVGAMVPLLNSYRYAEVVEAVRAAKRGLDPDAPVHLFGAGHPMMLALAVAAGCDLFDSAAYALMARDGRYLTVSGTEHLEDMEYFPCSCPVCAEYTPAELREMDGSGGDSADQSAEQLLAEHNLHVTFEELRRVKAAIRSGNLLQLVDRRARGHPAMLDGFRVLLDHADELERTDPVSKDAFFYTSHESARRPEVSRHHDRLSRLAVPDRLLLTESDAPSNHDYDAVWRVKPPFGPFPRALSETYPLTAEVPERIDGAAQVAAAEGVASLAESNPDTELTLGHDDWVPRAVDAVPDRVETENLRHLGR from the coding sequence ATGCGCGATCACTTCGAAATCCGGGACCACGACGCCGCCGGGCGGATCGGGCGGCTGGAGGTCCCCCGCGCCGGGGTGACCGTCGAGACGCCGGCGCTCCTGCCGGTCGTCAACCCCAACGTCCTCACGATCGAGCCGCGGCGGCTCGCCGAGGAGTTCGGCGCGGAGATGCTGATCACCAACTCCTACATCATCCGGAGCACCGACCGGATCCGCGACCGCGTCCTCGATCAGGGGCTCCACGACTTCCTCGGGTTCGACGGCGCGATCATGACCGACTCCGGCTCCTTCCAGCTCGCCGAGTACGGCGACATCGACGTGACCACCGAGGAGATAATCGAGTTCCAGCGGCAGATCGGCAGCGACGTGGCCACCCCGGTGGACGTGCCCACGCCGCCCGATGTCGACCGCGAGCGCGCCGAGCGGGAACTGGAGACGACGAAGCAGGCGCTCGCCGACGCCGAGGCCGCTGAGACGGGCGACATGCTGGTCAACGCCCCCGTGCAGGGGTCGACGTTCCCGGACCTCCGCGAGGAGGCGGGACGCCACGCGAGCGCGACCGATCTGGACGTGTTCCCGGTCGGCGCGATGGTTCCCCTGCTGAACTCCTACCGCTACGCCGAGGTCGTTGAGGCGGTGCGGGCGGCCAAACGCGGGCTCGACCCGGACGCGCCGGTCCACCTGTTCGGCGCCGGCCACCCGATGATGCTCGCGCTGGCGGTCGCGGCCGGCTGTGACCTGTTCGACTCGGCCGCCTACGCGCTGATGGCCCGTGACGGCCGGTACCTGACGGTCTCGGGGACCGAACACCTCGAAGACATGGAGTACTTCCCCTGCTCGTGTCCCGTCTGCGCCGAGTACACGCCCGCGGAGCTCCGAGAGATGGACGGGAGCGGCGGGGACAGCGCCGACCAGTCCGCGGAGCAGCTCCTCGCCGAGCACAACCTCCACGTCACCTTCGAAGAGCTACGGCGCGTGAAGGCCGCGATCCGGTCCGGAAACCTCCTTCAGCTCGTCGACCGCCGCGCCCGCGGCCACCCCGCGATGCTCGACGGGTTCCGGGTCCTCCTCGATCACGCCGACGAACTGGAGCGGACGGACCCGGTCTCGAAGGACGCGTTCTTCTACACCTCCCACGAGTCGGCCCGCCGCCCCGAGGTCAGTCGACACCACGACCGGCTCTCGCGGCTCGCGGTCCCCGACCGCCTTCTCCTCACCGAGTCGGACGCGCCGTCGAACCACGATTACGACGCGGTGTGGCGCGTGAAACCCCCGTTCGGTCCCTTCCCTCGCGCGCTCTCCGAGACGTACCCGCTCACCGCAGAGGTCCCGGAGCGGATCGACGGTGCGGCGCAGGTCGCGGCCGCCGAGGGCGTCGCGAGTCTCGCCGAGTCCAACCCCGACACCGAACTCACGCTCGGCCACGACGACTGGGTGCCGCGCGCGGTCGACGCGGTTCCGGACCGCGTCGAGACGGAAAATCTGCGGCACCTCGGTCGCTGA
- the thyA gene encoding thymidylate synthase produces MQQYLDLVDDTLSTGTYKPNRTGVDTIATFSGQYTVDLSEGFPLLTTKKMDGYRWNSLIHEVLWYLSGEEHIRDLREETKIWDAWADDEGRLDTAYGRFWRRFPVPDGVDALPGETWPKDAHRWVTVEEGPEGVERRTFDQIQYVLDTLDENPRSRRMVVNAWHPANAAVSTLPPCHYTFVVNVQDGRLNLHLTQRSGDIALGVPFNIAAYALLANALAQRTGFEIGEFGHTVVDAHIYCGRGDRGQWYANNLRYVQDRLATVESKADYLDVKSWVERTAPDEADGEERYDHVPGLLEQLSREPRERPRIEIADKPLDELTYEDIEVVDYDSADGISFAVAE; encoded by the coding sequence ATGCAACAATATCTCGATCTCGTCGACGACACCCTGTCGACGGGCACGTACAAGCCGAACCGAACGGGCGTCGACACGATCGCGACGTTCAGCGGGCAGTACACCGTCGACCTCTCGGAGGGGTTCCCGCTCCTCACGACCAAGAAGATGGACGGCTACCGCTGGAACTCGCTGATCCACGAGGTGCTCTGGTACCTCTCCGGCGAGGAGCACATCCGGGACCTCCGCGAGGAGACGAAGATCTGGGACGCGTGGGCCGACGACGAGGGCCGCCTCGACACCGCGTACGGTCGGTTCTGGCGCCGGTTCCCCGTGCCGGACGGCGTCGACGCGCTCCCCGGCGAGACGTGGCCGAAGGATGCGCACCGCTGGGTCACCGTCGAGGAGGGGCCGGAGGGCGTCGAGCGCCGGACCTTCGACCAGATCCAGTACGTGCTCGACACCCTCGACGAGAACCCCCGGTCGCGCCGGATGGTCGTGAACGCGTGGCACCCCGCCAACGCCGCTGTCTCGACGCTGCCGCCGTGTCACTACACCTTCGTGGTGAACGTCCAGGACGGGCGGCTCAACCTCCACCTCACGCAGCGCTCGGGCGACATCGCGCTCGGGGTGCCCTTCAACATCGCCGCGTACGCGCTGCTCGCGAACGCGCTCGCACAGCGAACGGGGTTCGAGATCGGCGAGTTCGGCCACACCGTCGTCGACGCCCACATCTACTGCGGGCGCGGCGATCGCGGGCAGTGGTACGCGAACAACCTCCGGTACGTGCAAGACCGGCTCGCGACCGTCGAGAGCAAGGCCGACTACCTCGACGTGAAGAGCTGGGTCGAGCGGACCGCCCCCGACGAGGCGGACGGCGAGGAGAGGTACGACCACGTCCCCGGGCTGCTCGAACAGCTCTCGCGGGAGCCGCGCGAGCGACCCCGGATCGAGATCGCCGACAAGCCGCTCGACGAACTCACGTACGAGGACATCGAGGTCGTCGACTACGACTCCGCGGACGGCATCTCGTTCGCGGTCGCGGAGTGA
- a CDS encoding carbohydrate kinase family protein — translation MTDILVAGETLVDLLPGAGETLHDVDGFTHRPGGAPANVAVGLTRLGSPPAFWTRLGDDPFGDFLRETLDEEGVPDALSQRVAGNTTLAVVSPPGVDGRRFRFYGSRDVTFGFEPDTVPTDALASASWVHLGGVALTHPVGRTAMRELAAVADERGCTVSFDVNYRPDLVPEGERDAVVEAIRDILADTDVAFASDEDVAATGISSREGEGLARDVLEFGPHTAVVTLGSAGAVAASMDAAPWGETTARHGGFTVDAVDATGAGDAFTSGLINRLAAGADDAGDPPDLADALAFANATAALSVRDHGGMTALPDREAVEAFVAERA, via the coding sequence ATGACGGACATTCTCGTGGCCGGAGAGACGCTCGTCGACCTGCTTCCCGGGGCGGGCGAGACGCTGCACGACGTGGACGGCTTCACGCACCGACCGGGCGGCGCTCCGGCCAACGTCGCGGTCGGGCTCACGCGGCTCGGCTCGCCGCCGGCGTTCTGGACCCGGCTCGGCGACGACCCCTTCGGCGACTTCCTGCGGGAGACGCTCGATGAGGAGGGCGTCCCGGACGCGCTCTCTCAGCGCGTCGCCGGCAACACCACTCTCGCGGTGGTATCGCCGCCCGGCGTCGACGGTCGGCGGTTCCGTTTTTACGGCTCGCGGGACGTGACGTTCGGGTTCGAGCCCGACACGGTCCCGACCGACGCGCTGGCGTCCGCCTCGTGGGTCCACCTCGGCGGCGTCGCCCTGACGCACCCGGTGGGTCGGACGGCGATGCGCGAGCTGGCGGCCGTCGCCGACGAGCGCGGCTGTACGGTCTCGTTCGATGTGAACTACCGCCCGGATCTGGTTCCGGAGGGTGAGCGGGACGCGGTGGTCGAGGCGATTCGCGACATCCTCGCGGACACCGACGTGGCGTTCGCCAGCGACGAGGACGTGGCGGCGACCGGTATCTCCTCGCGCGAGGGCGAGGGTCTGGCCCGGGACGTACTGGAGTTCGGCCCGCACACGGCGGTCGTCACTCTCGGCTCAGCGGGCGCGGTCGCAGCGAGCATGGACGCGGCGCCGTGGGGCGAGACGACCGCGCGTCACGGGGGATTCACCGTCGATGCGGTCGACGCCACCGGCGCCGGCGACGCGTTCACGTCCGGGCTGATAAACCGGTTGGCGGCGGGGGCGGACGACGCCGGTGACCCGCCGGACCTCGCCGACGCGCTCGCGTTCGCCAACGCGACGGCCGCGCTCTCGGTGCGGGACCACGGAGGGATGACGGCGCTCCCCGACCGCGAGGCCGTCGAGGCGTTCGTCGCGGAGAGAGCGTAG